In Sphaerospermopsis torques-reginae ITEP-024, the genomic window CAATTCCTGCTGTATTTACCCCAATCACTTGACCTTTGCTATTAAGAAGTGGTCCCCCAGAATTACCTCCTTGTATCACTGCATCATGTTGAATTTCTCCAGTCCTGGAATCAATACGAGTAATGTTTCCTTGGGTAAAAGTGTCTTTGAAATCTGCATCCAGAGGAGTACCAAGAGTGAAAATGCGATCGCCTACTTTTGCAGATCCAGCCGCAGCTAAATCAAGTGTCCGCAAGTTTTTCTGATTATGGATTTTCAGCATTGCCAAATCTAATCCATTTTTACCAAAACCCAATACATCAGCCGCGACTTTCTTCCCATCAGAAAAAACAACAGTCACTACACTGGGGAAATCTTTTGGATTATACTCTTCTACTTCTTTTTGGTTTCTTGGTGGTGGTTTAATGACATGAGCATTGGTGATAATTAATCCATCTTTACTGATAATAAAACCACTGCCATGACCTTGACCTGTTTGAACCGTCACCACAGCCGGACTTGATTTTTGATAAACTTGGCGGGCAATCTGTTCCTGGGATGTTTGTGCTAGTACAAGGTTAGAGTACAGTGCTTTTTGCCCCCTGAAGGATAGCTGCTTTTCAAAGCTATTCACCCCAAGAACGGTAAATATAGTGCATATTACACTTGCACTTTGTAAGAATCTTTTGTTCATCATCGTTTGATACACAATTTTGATACACAATTCGGATAAAGTTAATATTTCAACCTGGAAAAACCAACGCTATCAAGCTTCTTAATGCAGAATATCAGTAAATAAATGACAGGTGACAGGTGACAGGTGCTACGCCACGGTGACAGTTTCAAGAGTTGGATAGGAACGATTTTTCCTTTGAGTAGGAATTACAGCAGTTTTCGGTATTCTGAGTTACAGATGTTAATGATAAAACCCTTGTGGAACAGGCATCCTGCCTGTTAACCTTGTACCTCATTGACCTCGAAACTGCTGTAAATGCAAGGTTTTTAAGTTTCCACCCCGTAAAAGCTTGCACTTTTTTAACTTCCAGCAGGCTAAGACCCTTTACCTGTAATCTTTTCATGTTTATTCAGCAAGCCCTATATACAGCTTTATTCAATAGACTGTGTTTGCTCATTCTTCCATTTCCTCCAATCAATATGCCAACTACTTGTCTGCTCCTGTTTGGTTTTCTTTCACAGCTTGTAGTTTTTACGCAGATACTCAAATTTGTTACAAAACTTCATTTATTGACATCGGATCACCCAAACTCTTGTCTATCCCGTCTTGTGGTGTGGGCATCTTGCCCGCTTACACGAATCAATGATTTTTGTGCAGATTGTCTTTGCAGTGTCAAGTCTTGTGGTGTAGGCATCTTGCCCGCTTACACAAATTAAATTCCCCCTTTTCAAGGGGATAATGGGGGATCTCGAATACGTAAATTTCGTTAACCGAACAATAACCGAACAATATTGGTGGGCAATCTCGCGACGACTACCTTTTATGAATATAATTTTCTATATATCCTTAGAAATATTTTTAGCATTTATAGCTGATAAAAAGCTAAAAGCCGGGAGTTGTGATTTAAAAACTCAAGATATCAAGACTTTAATCGTTGTAACTCCCATTTTTTATGTATAACATGAGAATATGTTTATCAAGAACTTTTCCTCGCGCCTTGAGCGCCTATTTTTTTTATGGATATTCAATTAATCAACATCGGTTTTGGCAACATTGTTTCCGCTAATCGAGTAGTTGCCATTGTCAGTCCAGAATCTGCCCCAATTAAGCGCATTATTACCGATGCCAGAGATAGAGGGCAACTGATAGATGCCACCTATGGTAGACGAACTAGGGCTGTCATTATCACTGATTCCAGTCATGTTATTTTATCAGCGATTCAGCCGGAAACGGTAGCAAATCGGTTTGTCATTTCCCGTGAGCATCAGACTGCCGATAACTAATTATAGGTGGGGTTAACAGCTAGTTAGTGTTTTACTAACAAAAGCTAACAGATGCTCACATTTAATCAAGATTTATCTCTACTCGTTGACAAAAAAATTGAGACTTGAATCCCTAAAGTGCTTGTCGGCTGTCAACCCCTCCTATTTATGCTATATCGACGCTAGGATATCAATTAGACAAGTGTTCTGTCACTGGTGCTACAATTCTAATTCTTTAGTCTCGCAACAAAGCATCAGACTAATGAATAACGTTTATTGATGAACTCAGAAGTTGAAGGGATAATGCAAGTCTTACCCATACCTAGTGGTGCTACTACCCCAGAAAGTCCGTCTTTGGGCAAACTGATTGTTTTAACTGGTCCTAGTGGAGTTGGCAAAGGAACTTTGATGCAAAAGCTCCTCCAACTTCATCCAGAGCTTTATTATTCAGTATCTGCCACGACTCGTTCTCCCCGTCCAGGAGAAATTAATGGCCAAAATTATTACTTTATCACCCGCAGCCAGTTTGAAAAATTAGTTGCTCAAGGGGAATTTTTGGAATGGGCGGAATTTGCTGGTAACTATTACGGAACTCCCCGTGCAGCGGTGCTTGAGCAAATTCAGTCTGGTAAGTTGGTGATACTAGAAATTGAATTGGAAGGGGCAAGACAAATTAGGGCTTCCTACCCTAACGCACTGAGTATTTTTATACTACCGCCTTCATTTTCAGAACTAGAGAAACGGATAAGGGGAAGAGGACAAGATTCTCAAGAGGCGATCGCTCGTCGTCTAAATCGCGCCCAAGAGGAAATAGAAGCAGCAGCAGAATTTGATCTTCAAATTGTCAATGATGATTTTGAAACTGCTTTAAATCAAATTGAAGCTGTTTTATTTGGGTAACAGGTAATAGGTAATTGGCGAAATTGGCGAAAATGATCAACAATTACCAATCACGAATTACCCATTACCACAGATCAAATTAACCGATTAAACCTTGGATCAGTCCAGAGTTGACAGTCAAAAAGAAAGCAACTACAGCGCCACCAATACCACCGATTAAGAAAGCACTGGCAAAGTTGTTCCAGTTTTCTTTGGAGTTAAAAGCATCCATTGGAGGATTAGGTACAGTCACACTGGGAAGTGCTGGTGCAGGATTGCTGTTAGCATACAAGGATAGACAAGCGGTAAGAATTACTACCAAACCGATACTACCCAACAAACCAGCTAAGTTAGCGTTAGCAGCATCCCGCAGGGGACCTAATTTATCAAAAGGTCCAAAGAGCAAGTAACCATGAGCCATGCCTACTTCTAATCCACGTCTAAAAGGATTTAGTCCAGGACGATAAGCGGGTAAGTTACCAATAAACCACTTAACCAGGGGAGAAGAATTGACTGGGGTTTCCAAATTTCCATCTTGAGGATTACCGCCAGCTGCTCTTACAGTTTCCCGATTTCTGGGATCACTGGGGAGATTTTTGGATGCGTTTACTGATTGTGCCATATTTTATGTTGCCTCAAAATTCGAGCTTCAAAATTCAAAAGGGGTGGCATTGATTGAGTTATCAGTAAACAGCAATCAGATTTAATGTATTTACTGGGTACTGTTTACTGATATCAACCCGTTTTACCCTATGGTAGAGGGTGGAAAAGTAGGTCAGGGAAGAAGCGGTTAAATTCGATCAAAATGCCCGCTGTAATGGTCAGCCAGATAGTAGCGGCTACAGGTGCTGTAGAAATGAACTTAATCAAATAGGATGATTGTTCGCCTTTGTCAGCCATGAATTGAGTCTCCAAAAAACAAGTGAATGAGAGCAGATGAATTAGCGTGGAGAAATAGTGATTTCTGAATCCTTAGCGGTTAATTCACCAGAGAGAAATTCTTTGATTGCAGCAGCAGGCCAAGCAAACCCAGTGGCAATGATGGGTAGTGCTAAACCCAGATCGATTTGGATTTCTTTTTGCTCAGTATCAGATTCTTTCTTAATCGCTTGTAAGTAAGCGCGGCCAACCCAGCCGATCCAACCAGCGATATACAGAAAGAGAATGCTGGGGATTAAAAAGTCTCCAGCCCGATCCAAGCGACCATCAACAATCAAGTGAGGATAGCCTTCAGGACCACATAAAGCCTGAGAATAGCGTTCAAACCGCTTTTTACCAGATTCAGGGTCAGCGGTGGTATTACGGGCATTTAGGGCAAGCTCTTGAAAAGCGGGAGAATCTTTACAGGGAACAAGGTTAGCGCCCAGAGCATTAGCTGAGGGGGCAAAATTGAACCAAAGACCAATCGCTAAAATCAAAGCAAACAATCGTCTCATTGAGTTGTTTCCTTTTATTACAAAACAAGAAGTTTTTTGTACAACACGAAGCGGCTTGTACAATGTTTAATTTGGATAACTAGCAAGTCATCATACTCTTGGCTGGGAATCGAGTAAAGTTTAAGTAAATAAAAGTTAAAGCTTCGCAACCAAAAGTAAGGTTTGGGATTGGGGACTGGGGACTGGGGACTGTGGACTGGGGACTGGGGACTGGGTAATAAAGTCTTAGCAATCACCAATTACCAATTACCAATCACCAATCACCAATTACCAATGACCAATCACTAATCACTATGACAACCGTTTTAGCGATCGAAACAAGTTGTGATGAAACTGCTGTGGCAATTGTCAAGAATCGTCAAGTGTGCAGCAGTATCATAGCCTCGCAAATTCCCATCCATCAGCAGTATGGTGGGGTAGTTCCAGAGGTAGCTTCAAGGCAACATTTAGAAATAATTAATCAGGCAATAGCCCAAGCTCTCGATGAAAGCGCAATGAACTGGGGACAAATTGACGGGATTGCCGCCACTTGTGCGCCTGGACTGGTAGGAGCATTGTTGGTAGGGTTAACGGCTGCCAAAACCCTGGCTATGGTGCATGAAAAACCATTTTTGGGAGTTCATCACCTGGAAGGTCATATCTATGCTACTTACCTAGCACAACCCAATTTAGACCCCCCATTTCTTAGCTTACTCGTTTCAGGCGGACATACAAGCTTGATTTATGTTAAAGATTGTGGTAATTACGAAACTCTAGGAGAAACCCGTGATGATGCTGCGGGTGAGGCTTTTGATAAAGTGTCAAGATTATTAAAGTTGGGGTATCCCGGCGGACCTGTGATTGATAAATTGGCGCAGACAGGTGATCCCCAAGCTTTTGCATTACCAGAAGGAAGAATTTCCCTACCAGGTGGGGGTTATCATCCCTATGATGGCAGTTTTAGCGGTTTAAAAACAGCCGTATTAAGGTTAGTGCAGCAGTTAGAAAAAGATGGTGGACAATTGCCCGTAGCTGATATTGCGGCCAGTTTTCAAGAAACAATAGCCAAAGCCTTAACCAAAAGAGCGATCGCCTGCGCTCGTGACTATGGTTTAAATACAATTGCCGTAGGTGGAGGTGTAGCGGCTAATAGTGGACTAAGAAAGCATTTACAAGCGGCTGCCGCCGAGCATAATCTCCAAGTCCTATTCCCGCCCTTAAAATTCTG contains:
- a CDS encoding S1C family serine protease, whose protein sequence is MMNKRFLQSASVICTIFTVLGVNSFEKQLSFRGQKALYSNLVLAQTSQEQIARQVYQKSSPAVVTVQTGQGHGSGFIISKDGLIITNAHVIKPPPRNQKEVEEYNPKDFPSVVTVVFSDGKKVAADVLGFGKNGLDLAMLKIHNQKNLRTLDLAAAGSAKVGDRIFTLGTPLDADFKDTFTQGNITRIDSRTGEIQHDAVIQGGNSGGPLLNSKGQVIGVNTAGIVGPGRLNSGMNFAIPVAQVQSFITAARKKDISSVSTLFERSTKPAIASISLNGQIINGNLNPEDGIASENGSFVNLYQFQGRAGQQVVIEMTSQKINSLLSLYQVSESSEGKSFNKIAENDDRGAGDFNAQIDMTLPEDGVYLIVATSQQRGETGNYSLQVTAKP
- the tsaD gene encoding tRNA (adenosine(37)-N6)-threonylcarbamoyltransferase complex transferase subunit TsaD, whose protein sequence is MTTVLAIETSCDETAVAIVKNRQVCSSIIASQIPIHQQYGGVVPEVASRQHLEIINQAIAQALDESAMNWGQIDGIAATCAPGLVGALLVGLTAAKTLAMVHEKPFLGVHHLEGHIYATYLAQPNLDPPFLSLLVSGGHTSLIYVKDCGNYETLGETRDDAAGEAFDKVSRLLKLGYPGGPVIDKLAQTGDPQAFALPEGRISLPGGGYHPYDGSFSGLKTAVLRLVQQLEKDGGQLPVADIAASFQETIAKALTKRAIACARDYGLNTIAVGGGVAANSGLRKHLQAAAAEHNLQVLFPPLKFCTDNAAMIGCAATDHLSRGHTSSLTLGVHSRLPLTQVMQLYER
- the gmk gene encoding guanylate kinase gives rise to the protein MMQVLPIPSGATTPESPSLGKLIVLTGPSGVGKGTLMQKLLQLHPELYYSVSATTRSPRPGEINGQNYYFITRSQFEKLVAQGEFLEWAEFAGNYYGTPRAAVLEQIQSGKLVILEIELEGARQIRASYPNALSIFILPPSFSELEKRIRGRGQDSQEAIARRLNRAQEEIEAAAEFDLQIVNDDFETALNQIEAVLFG
- the psaJ gene encoding photosystem I reaction center subunit IX, translating into MADKGEQSSYLIKFISTAPVAATIWLTITAGILIEFNRFFPDLLFHPLP
- a CDS encoding Photosystem I reaction center subunit III, whose translation is MRRLFALILAIGLWFNFAPSANALGANLVPCKDSPAFQELALNARNTTADPESGKKRFERYSQALCGPEGYPHLIVDGRLDRAGDFLIPSILFLYIAGWIGWVGRAYLQAIKKESDTEQKEIQIDLGLALPIIATGFAWPAAAIKEFLSGELTAKDSEITISPR
- a CDS encoding photosystem I reaction center protein subunit XI; this translates as MAQSVNASKNLPSDPRNRETVRAAGGNPQDGNLETPVNSSPLVKWFIGNLPAYRPGLNPFRRGLEVGMAHGYLLFGPFDKLGPLRDAANANLAGLLGSIGLVVILTACLSLYANSNPAPALPSVTVPNPPMDAFNSKENWNNFASAFLIGGIGGAVVAFFLTVNSGLIQGLIG
- the remA gene encoding extracellular matrix/biofilm regulator RemA translates to MDIQLINIGFGNIVSANRVVAIVSPESAPIKRIITDARDRGQLIDATYGRRTRAVIITDSSHVILSAIQPETVANRFVISREHQTADN